In Cryptococcus decagattii chromosome 1, complete sequence, the sequence GGCAGTATTTGTTTCTCGCGCGTCATATCTTGGGTTAAGAGACTTGCTTGCCAATCGGACAGACTCAAAAAATCCTGGTCAGGGGCTATACATTGACATTACTGAAGGTTCCgatgaaggaaagtggGTCAATATTTTGTTTGTGGTATCTATCAAGCTGATCATTTTGAAGCGCCCTCTCAGGTCTACTTTCATTTGCATTGCTTATGCCAACTTTGTTCTTATTGGCTATGATTAGTATCCACCGTTTCCGTGTCGCTCGGTACGTCCACTTTACTCCTGCCTTATCCAACATTTTACTGACGTTGTTTCCTAAGCCAACGTGAGGCAGAGCGCGCCCCAGCAATGGTCGTCCTAAGTCTCCCGGAACGAGTCTGGACACCAGATATTGTctgggagaaggacgatGATTCGTCCGAAGCACCTGGGAGTCCCAGTCCggaaggaggggagagGAGTCTGCTAACAGATGAGCACGAGGTACATGATTCTCAAAGACACTCTGTAAACGATCCCACAGACGCCGATCCATCACAAACTCACCCTCCACCGCCCATCCACCCTTCaatcatctcctcccctccACTTCTCCCATCTTTAACCGAGAACAACGCATCCTTCTCCCCTACACTCCTTGCCCATTCTCCGCTACCGTCTTCCACTACTAACGCCGGCCCAAGTCGGGATAGCAAAAAACACAAACGCCCAACAAGACGGTACTTTTCCAAAGATGAGTGCGCTATCTGTATGGACGCGTTCGAAAAGGGTGATATTGTCCGAATCTTGCCATGTGGGCATGTCTTCCATAAGGAAGAATGTGACGAGTGGTTGATGAAATGGCGGAAGCTGGTATGTTTcatttctctctcttcctttcctaTTATGTTTATAAAAAGCGGGCACAAGAGCTGATATTGGGTGATAATAGTGTCCGACATGCCGAGCTGACGTGACACTCCCTCAAGCCAAGGTTAAAGGCTCCACCTTAACGCCTGTCATCGGTCTACCCATGGCCACCGATGCTGATCGTACCGAGCAAacaccatcttctttcaacCCTCTAACCACTCTCCCGAGTCCAGACCTAAACACAGATTTGGGGGGAGAAACCATCGGCCCAGGTCTGGGCTCAACGTCAACCCCATCCAGGCCATCGAGGTTGCCACGGATTTGGAGCGATATGAAGGAAAGGCTAAGTGGATGGTTCGGTCCTGGGCTGGGAACAGGGATAAGGCTAGTTGAGGgcgaggacgaggaaggggacgaggaagaaggagaagggagagaaagatTGAACGTTGGAGAAGAGGCCGTTTGAGCGTCTTTCCCCGGTCATCTCAATTGCCCGGATTCATAGGTATATCTCAAGGATCTTCGGTCGTTCCAAATACCCGCCGACGCCGCTATACCGCCCTTGTGGATTAAATTGTTCAAGCTTACATCCTTCCCACCTGCTTATTTAtactccccccccccccccccccccggATATGCCTTTGCTGTTGCTTATACTTGTTAAATCTATTAATCCATATTGAACGTTAACGTCATCGTATATTTCCGCCTTATGATGTCGATATCTCTTTACCTCTTTACAGTAATGGTCATATTGATTTCATGATGCCCTTCTTCGTCCCTAGTGTCTTTTATTCCTTGTTGTGTCAAATGTAAACATGTCTTTCGTTTTCTTTATATCTGTACCGGGTGGATACCATTTGTAGGTTGTACGTACGAATTTCATGAGATTATGCATAGTAACTTCCTTTGTtcatcttcactctccaTTTTCTCTATCCGTCAATCACTCACAGTTGAGACTATGTACTGGGGCTTGGTATCAACAATGGTTTGAACAGATACCCAAAGTTTGGACAAGAAGATGCTGTGCGGTGACGATTTGATCTTGCTTGATCTTACTTGATCTTGCTTGATTCTTCTTGCTTGATCAGAGTATTAAATTATACAGCCACTCTTCCTCAATTTGTCCCGATCCGTGTTCGTTACCACCCTTTTGTAACTTCTGGGTTTGTTGACACTCCCACGGTAGTTTATTCCCATGTTTTGTCAACACGTTCCGGAGCGTGAGCATCCACCGTCTTCGCTCGTCGGACCAGCGAGCATTCCTTCGTTATTGCATAGTTTTTATTACAATTTTATCAAGTCTCAACCCAATTCTCATCGATCACAACACATTCCTCTAGATAGGGATCTATAATCTACAAACATTGAAAGAATCGCCAGCTCTGCAATCTGCGGCAGCACATCCAATTCGATAAGCAAGCAACAACATGTCAACCCTTTCAGATGACACTCTCCGTAAAATCCTCGTCCAAATCCAAACCCAAGTACGTtgcttctccctctccattCGCTTCTCTACCTCTTAATATCCTTCTATCTTTTATTTTGCTAACATCTGCATAACCATTAAAACAAACAAAAACAGGCGATAACCTCCCAAAAGCAACTGGCCGTCGTCAAAGCCCAAATTACATCTAAAGAGAAAGAACGTCGCATCTTGGCATTACAAGTGAAGGAGCTGGGGAATGTTCCTGGGGATGGGGGGATGTACAAGGGCGTTGGGAAGATGTGAGTACCAGTTTCCATCAcgttccttttccttttttgtttctctctttccttgatCAATATTGGATTGTAATGAAAAGATGGTGGCGATAGGGGTATATCGTGGCGTGAACAGGAAAGGAGAACTGCCCTAGAATGGAGCCGTTACTAGCCTCGAAGTAGTTGAGATGGAATGGGGAGCATCACCGTTAACCACCGAAAACAAAATAGGTTTATAGAACAACCGCGACAAGAGATTAACAAGGAGAATGCGGAGCAAGAGAAACAACTTGCAGAGGATGTTCAGAACCTTTCGAAAAAGGTGTGTTCTTCCATTCTCCCACTCTTGCTGGAAACAGTACAGTGTGCGTATTGCGTAGCATTGTTATCTGACCATGGGCCGGATTTGCATTTCTTTTGTTTAGGCAAAGTACTTGGAAAAACAATTCGACGAAGCAAATAGTCAATTAAAAGATATCGTACGTGCCTCCCTCCTACTACTCCCCCTTTCGCGCAAACTTCTTTTCTACTTTTCTGCCGTCCTCTTATTCCAGATCGTGTGGGGATCCTCTTGGTGTCAATGCTGACAAAAATTGATGTTTTAGTTCCACGCCCAAAAGCGACAAGAACAAAGCTAGACTCGACTAGGATATTGATCTGACAGTGGGCCGGAGGTTTTTGCTCTTGTTGGTCTTCAGATTCAACTAGTCTTTTATGTATTCATATTTTCTCTAGCTGTGTTTTTGCCTTATCCCGTCGATGGGCTTACTGAAAGATCGGACCGATATGGGACGCTACCGggacaaaaagaaaaaagagtgGTCAAAACGGCCCCTCTCTGTTATGGCAAAGTGGCTGAACATGTCTCGTGTTTTGCAATCTCGTCGAAGGTTCTCAAATGAAGCTGGCCACGTTTGAATACTTGAAAAGGAGATTACCTACAGAACACTGCCTGGAAGGGCCTGTGCGCATAGACCTTCATCCTTTCATTGCGGCGGCTTCTTTGTCGCTTTCTCCACACTGCGCCTCTGAACTCACGTGATTTGCCGTAATGTTGCAATAGACTCTTGCGACACTCAAATGGCTTCGCGTTGtcaaaagagagaaggataCTTTATTCGGCATGTCTGTATTTCCTTTGAAGTTTGGGAAAAAGGGCACGCGATAGAAACAAGGAAATGAACAAGAAAAAGTAAATTGAACATGGAGCAAAGCAGTTGTTTTGGGATTCATGCCTGTTTTGTTTTCACTCTCTCCCTCTCGCTATCCGCTCCCTGCTGAGTATTCAAAAATTACACAGAGCCTCCTCCCTTGGTTATTACAAACCCCCCATTTCCCTCCCCTTTTCCAAATCTGCTTCTCGTCCACTCTGTGACACCAACTCTGCTTATACTAAGATGTGGCTTATTGGAGCTTCATGACTACACACCgacggaagaagaaaaaagtCAGCGCTTAACTCTTTCCACAGCAGGTATgaagggaggaggggaattggaaggggaagggaagaagttAGAAAGTAGTTTTTACGTACTAGCATTGATCAAGTCACCCTTCTCAGAGATGTACGCCTCTCGAGCCTTGGCTTCATCCACACCAGTTTGGGCGACAATGAGTTGAATCTCCTCGTCAGAAACCTTAAAGTCGCCAGAAGCAGCAGCGTCGGTAGCCTCACCAGAGGGGGCAGGGGCAGAAGAGTCGGCGGAGGGTCTAAGAAAGGGGGTTAGTGATCCCACATCTCGCTGTGCTCGGCCActttcatccatccatccatttcATTCCGTCCACCAACCCACTACCCACCACACCCCTCAATCCTTTCGCTTGCTTAGGACTTACTCATCCTGCATCAACTCTTCCAAAGACTTGGGCACACCCTCCTTGAACCCTCCGTGGGCATGAGCCTGCTGAGCGGCCTGGCTGCTGGCAGCCAACTGAGCCTGCGCCTGCAACTGAGCCGCGCTGTTAGGGTCTTCCACCTTGGCCTCTCCAAAGACGATGTAGCAGTCGCTTCCCGGGGACTTGTAGACTTCGGGGTTGGcgacgacgaggaggaCGTTGCGGGCTCGTCGAAGGGTGACCCGCTGGATGCCCTGGACGCGCTTGAGGCCGAGCCCTTCGAGAGCCTTCCTGGCCTTTCGCTCGGGACGGGAGTGGAGCTCGACGGTGGCGCCGGCGGGGATTTCGGTCTCGTCAGAGATGTGGAGGTTCTCGATGGACATGGTGAGTGTGTATGCGGGTGGGTTGTTTCAAAGACGGGCTAGTGAGCGCTATAACAGCAGCAGGGCGCACTGgggtgaaaaggaaagggacAGTTTGGAGTGATGTGGCATTTAGTATTATGTAACACCACGAGGGCCTCCGGTGGAGCTGGCCGATGACGCACGCGACCGGGATGGAGCTAGGTCGCCGAGGAATTCTGTCAGCGACGGGCGGCCGATGACCGATTAATTATGAGGGGCGGTAAATTCATCGacccatctcttctctcattGACATCCACCCCGCCATCGCCATGTCCTTTTTCAAGTCAAGATCTGCCTCTGCGTCCACGACTTCCCTCAAGTCTGAGAACTTGGGGCCAAAGACGACTGAAATCCTCACCCTGCCACACCAAGAATCGAATGTGAAGAAAAAGTGGGAATATGATGATCATCAACTCGGCCTCGTacgttttttttttttttgggtAGCCAGTCGGCGTGCCGGTATCATTTGCTGACTTTGTCGCCATAGATTGCACAGCTCAGAGAGGTTGGTCTAACGTATATAGGTTAAGTCAATGAAAACTCTAATGTATTTTCGGTAGTACACCAAGACCATCGCCCTCCCAGAGTCTGACGAATACTACCCTTGGGAGCAACGTTTCCTTTCCGATCCTGCTACCCACGCCCGATACATGCGTGCCGCCAAATGGAAGCTTCACGACGCGAAACACAGGATCAAGGGGACGAtggagtggaggagggagtTCAAGCCAGAGCTGATACGTCCTGATGACGTTGGTATTGAGGCTGAGACTGGTAAGATGTAAGTTTTGCGTCACCTTTTTCGGGCCTTGTTGAATGGGACGAGGCGGGGCGAGAATTTTGACTGATGTGATGTGTATGAGCAGTATTCTTACAGGTTTCGATATGGATGCTCGACCAATCCTTTACATGCGACCTGGTAGGGAAAACACCGAGACTAGCCCTAGGCAAATTAGGCATCTTATCTACCACCTGTAGgtttttcttttattttttttccctAGCTTCCCTCTCCAGGGTAGTCGAACACGTTTACTGACTGATTTGGTAGTGAACGAGCAATCGACTTGATGCCTCCTGGGCAAGAACAAGTAGCCATTATCGTCGACGTAAGTCCAgtctccttttcctcctaCTCCTCCGTTCCCATgcccccttcttctccctaAGGCACTGCTAATACCTACTCCATCGCATGAACAGTACAAATCCGCTACATCCCAATCCAACCCTTCCATCGGTACAGCCCGTAAAGTGCTCCACATTCTTCAGAACCACTATGTCGAACGACTTGGGAGGGGTTTAGTCGTTAATATGCCGTAAGTCTGTTTCTTCCTGTAACATGCAGTCGAACAGAACAGAAGGGAATGGACAGCTAACTTTTATGATTTCTGGAATAAAGATGGTGGATTaacgccttcttctctggTATTTCCCCCTTCATGGACCCCATCACCCGCGACAAGATCCGATTCAACCCCCGTCTACTCGACCTCGTCCCCGCCGCGCACCTCGATTCGGAGTTTGGTGGGGACTATAATTTCGAGTATGATTACTCCGTTTACTGGAGGACGATTACCAAGTTTTGTCATATTGCTCCGGACGGGAAGCGAGTGCCTCCTCCGggcaaggaggaggagagtAAAGGAAAACATGGGTGGATCCCCCCCGCGGGGAATGGGATAAAGGCTGCGGTGGAGGGATATGTGCCAAGAGAGGGGGCCGTAAGGAGCGGAGAAATTGTCAAGGCTGGCGAGGAGGGTAAGGAGACGGAGAGCGGCTCTGCCGCCGGTGCCGCTCCTACCACTACCACCCTTTCTaccaccacctcctccgccccaccagaagaagaaatggaagcCCTAGCCATCCAAACAGCCCCGGGCAAACCACTCGACGGTCCCGTGTTTGCTCACCCACCTAGTGAGGGAGAAGTGAAtgaggcgaagaagagtctGGATATTTCTGCATAAAAGGAATGGGTtagaaggagaagagaggaagagaaatggATGTGTACCACAGCGAAAGCCATATATACACGCCATTCCGTTCTATGGGTTATGGATTATTTATTTGCTTTAGAATCGTCTAAACTTAATATCGGTATGGTACCAAAAGATAGCCTCTTTGTTAGATATGTCATACTTCTCTCTGCATTGGTCTTCATTTTTCATAACCGAATGATCTCAAGCTTTAGGGAATAAGCGAACTGATACAGTTCCAGCAGGGCAGGGCTGGGGCAGGCAAGAGCTGTTCGTGAGGTGATAAACTTGCGATAGTAGTAGTACTGTCCATCCAAGACCGAAATCCTAAAGCAGAGACTCATAATCAGACAACTAACGAATCCGCACTCATAATATCTATAAAAAAGTAGCAAGATGGCATTTTGTACACCTTTTATTCACTTTCACACAATGGTCTAATCTTCAAGTCGATCCTGTCCAATTATGCCTTATCAGAATCAGTTACTGGTCTGCCAAACTAAAAGTATGTGAACTCTCTCAAATAGTATAGCAGCAAatgttgaagaggaaattTTGTTGATCGATAGGTTAGATGATAAAGGTATATATATTTCTTGATGCAATGCGCACTCCGTAATATTCTGTATTTGAAAGTCTCTTTATGCATCTATCATGCCAACTGCTACATTCGTTCCGCGTGTCCAAAAGCTATCAATCTCGATCGTCATAGTGATGAATCACCCAATGCTAATCAATGACCCCCAATCTGCCCGACTTCAACAAACCACAAACCCAAACCACAGACCCTCTCCCACGCAATACAGTGATGCAACCTACTTCCCTTCGCTGTGGAATTCATAAAACAGCCACCCTTTTCCACTTCTCCCCCCTTCAAACACCAAAATATCTTATGCTTAAGCAACGGGCTTGCAAATGCGTTCCTCTCCATGCCTGTGGCACCCATCAGGGCAAGGATAATCAAGGTTAAACTGCCAAGCGAGTCGAGGATCGGTCTCATTGTTGCCCACATGCCCTACGACTTGTGTGACGAGTCGACCGCCTCCGAAACCGGGTTGGATGAGAGCAGCTTTACGGAGCCATGTGTTACGGACGGAAACGAGGTATTCGGTCCAACCCATGCCGATCAGGTCGGGGCTCGAGGTACCGTAGACAACTCGTTTGAAGCCAGCTGTACGGATGCATTAATGAGATCAGTTTCTCGCTTCAGACTTGTGGAGACCTTGGTTTGTAGATTTGGACCAtgagaggatggggaaTACGTACATTGAAGGATGGTAGAGCCGCACATGGGACAGCTGGGCGAGAGCTTTTAGCGCGCATACAAAATGTGTCAGGTACGTTACATACGGCTCGGCGGTGGTGTAAATCCAAGATTGTGGCCAGATTTCAGTGATCTGTAAAGGTTGTCAGTCATATGACGAGTTTGTGCAGAGCGAGAAAATCACCTGAGCAGATGTCCAGCCAAGCTCTGTGTACTTCTTGACGCAGTTCTAGAAAAACGGTCGGTCAGCACCGTGCTTAATAGTGTAGGAACAATAGGAGCGTACACGAATAGCGTTGATTTCACCATGTTCAGTAGGGTCTCCTATTTCAAGCTGCGAGTTGTATCCAGAACATAACAACTCGTTGTTCGAAGCGTTCACAATCACCTTTGCCTCTTAGTTAGCTCTGATAATTATATACAGTAATTGTGGTCGATACTTACAGAGCCGTAGGCGTTGAAGTGACATGGAGGCATCACCTCAATGGATTTGCGCATCCAATGAAGATCGACTTCGTAAGGGACATTGTCCGAATTGGCCGGGTTCGCCCCGGATTTGAGGGCGTAAAGCCCTGCCATAGCTGTGACACTGGCACCGAGGATCGCCTGAATAAACATAATGAGGGTTGCTGGTGGAAATTACGGTGTAGTAAGTATAGAGACGCAGTGGAAGATAATATTAAAGATATGAAAAAGGATTCGGTCGGTAATACGTAGGTGACTATGTCATGACAAACGAAGTGTATTGTGGCTTATCCGTTCCAGCTCATGTATCATGATGAAAGAGAATCTTGGCCGAGTTGGGTCAAACTCCGACGTGTTTTTTGATCCGTCAGTTATCTGCTGACTGCAACCCGGCCGCGAATAGACCAAAGATACGTAAATTCCCGATCTGCGCAGCGGCGATAAGCTTAATGATTGTACCTCGCTCGTGCTCCCTCTCGACTGACATCCGCAAATCACGCTGACACGAGCGAGATAAGGGAATAAGGAAGTCTCACCAATAGCATGCACGCCGTTGCCTACGTACGACAACAATGTACATTAATATATAATCATCCATTCATTAGGTCTCTTGACAGGAATTCCGAACTGTTATTCATCTTAAATCAAGAAACAGATCATTGGAACATGTCCATCACACCGCCCATACACGAGGAAAAAGATATCGAAGCTCAAACCTACGTTTCCCCAGTCGGTCGCCAACATAATCATGCATCTACAGGTGGTATTCTCGAGGCTAACGATGGTGTACCCCGGGAGAAGGGCTTCTTTGCCCCTTTATGGAAAGCCATGGCCTGGTTTGATCGGGTAAATAGTCCCTATTTCTCTGACCATGCGTATATCTCTAACATGAATAACAGTTCGGAGTTGAAGTAAGAGGTATTGAAAGAGTACCTGAAGATGACAGGCCTCACACAAGCTGGCAAGTCATATCCTTGAATATCTTCAGATGATAGGAGTTGACGCCAAATGCAGGTGGGATAACGGTACACTCTGGTTTTCCGTCAATTCTTGTGTCGGTACTTTTGGTGTAGGCTACTTGGGGCACCTCTACTACGGTATGGGCCTTCGAGATGCCGCTCTAACTattgtcttcttcaacttgcTTTCCTGCGCTCCCGTCGCTTATATGTGTACTTTCGGTAAAGTATGTGACCGTCTTTTCTTACACATCCGT encodes:
- a CDS encoding nascent polypeptide-associated complex subunit alpha; this translates as MSIENLHISDETEIPAGATVELHSRPERKARKALEGLGLKRVQGIQRVTLRRARNVLLVVANPEVYKSPGSDCYIVFGEAKVEDPNSAAQLQAQAQLAASSQAAQQAHAHGGFKEGVPKSLEELMQDEPSADSSAPAPSGEATDAAASGDFKVSDEEIQLIVAQTGVDEAKAREAYISEKGDLINAIMKLQ